In Bacteroidetes Order II. bacterium, a genomic segment contains:
- the tsaD gene encoding tRNA (adenosine(37)-N6)-threonylcarbamoyltransferase complex transferase subunit TsaD, which yields MKNADLMINPRVLLAIESSCDDTASAVFVEGEIRSSILSSQEVHSSFGGVVPELASRDHQRRIVPVVEKALEQAGVSRHNVDAIAVTYGPGLAGSLLVGLSFAKAFAMSKSVPFVGVNHMEGHMYSVFLEENPPAFPFLCLTVSGGHTELTIVEEGFRHTRIGKTRDDAAGEAFDKVAKLLDLGYPGGPKIDQLACEGNPTYIRFPRTNLPGYDFSFSGIKTAMLYHLGRMTDEAREIEITQHLADLCASFQAAVIDMLLATTLRAISETGLRQVAVVGGVSANTALRAAINKAGIEHGFSVHIPALKYCMDNAAMIGVTGLLKLRAGITSPLSLNAQPNLSV from the coding sequence ATGAAAAATGCCGACCTCATGATCAACCCTCGTGTATTACTCGCCATTGAATCTTCGTGCGACGACACAGCCTCAGCCGTTTTTGTGGAGGGCGAAATTCGTTCCTCTATATTATCTTCGCAGGAGGTGCATAGCAGTTTTGGTGGTGTAGTACCCGAACTGGCCTCTCGCGACCATCAGCGTCGGATTGTGCCCGTTGTAGAAAAAGCCTTGGAACAGGCCGGGGTTTCTCGGCACAACGTGGATGCGATTGCGGTAACCTATGGCCCTGGCTTGGCTGGGTCGTTGCTCGTGGGGCTTAGTTTTGCTAAGGCATTTGCTATGTCCAAAAGTGTGCCTTTTGTGGGTGTAAATCATATGGAAGGGCATATGTATTCTGTCTTTTTAGAAGAAAATCCGCCTGCGTTTCCGTTTTTATGTCTGACTGTTTCGGGTGGGCATACTGAATTGACGATTGTAGAGGAAGGGTTTAGGCATACTAGAATCGGAAAAACACGAGACGATGCTGCGGGCGAAGCCTTTGATAAAGTAGCCAAACTGCTTGATCTGGGTTATCCGGGTGGACCCAAAATTGACCAGTTGGCCTGTGAGGGAAACCCTACCTACATCCGGTTCCCGCGAACCAATTTGCCGGGTTATGATTTCTCCTTTAGTGGCATCAAAACGGCCATGTTGTATCATTTGGGTAGAATGACCGATGAAGCAAGGGAAATAGAAATCACACAGCATCTGGCAGATTTATGTGCTTCCTTTCAGGCGGCAGTGATAGACATGTTGTTGGCGACCACGTTACGGGCTATCTCGGAGACCGGGCTACGACAAGTGGCTGTTGTGGGGGGCGTTTCCGCCAATACCGCTTTACGGGCAGCCATCAACAAGGCAGGCATCGAGCATGGTTTCTCCGTACACATTCCTGCACTCAAATACTGCATGGACAATGCGGCCATGATTGGGGTGACGGGTTTGCTTAAACTCCGTGCGGGCATCACCAGCCCCCTTTCATTAAATGCCCAGCCCAATTTGTCGGTTTAA
- a CDS encoding GNAT family N-acetyltransferase, with product MNGSIHVSIRLMQQEDREVLVHLFTQTVRIVNRIDYTSEQVLAWAPDPPDMQRWPSVFEPPVQTFVAEVAGNIVGFGQIARDGYINCFYVHADFQRVGVGRNLMIRLLEQAQTWHLDRLYSDVSLTARPFFAAFGFMVVARQTVQVRGVEMDNFRMEKTTP from the coding sequence ATGAACGGCTCAATTCACGTCTCCATACGTCTCATGCAGCAGGAAGACCGCGAAGTCTTGGTACACCTATTTACACAAACCGTTCGAATCGTAAACCGAATAGACTATACGTCCGAACAAGTGCTTGCATGGGCACCCGATCCACCGGATATGCAACGCTGGCCATCTGTTTTTGAGCCGCCCGTACAAACTTTTGTGGCCGAGGTCGCGGGCAACATTGTAGGATTTGGCCAAATTGCGCGAGATGGGTACATCAATTGCTTTTATGTTCATGCAGACTTTCAGCGTGTGGGCGTAGGGCGGAACCTCATGATCCGCTTGTTGGAGCAAGCCCAAACGTGGCATTTAGACCGTTTATATTCGGATGTAAGCCTCACGGCACGCCCTTTTTTTGCTGCTTTTGGATTTATGGTCGTCGCACGTCAAACAGTGCAGGTACGTGGGGTAGAAATGGATAATTTCCGAATGGAAAAAACAACTCCATAA
- a CDS encoding chorismate mutase has translation MPDPTNLLLRLDAVTPITPEHPTQEDLIPWRDRIDVIDRLMINLLNERANCAVAIGHIKRKVGLPVYVPAREEDVLNNVSSANPGPLSNQAVRRLYERIIDETRSLERQLSENDV, from the coding sequence ATGCCCGACCCCACGAACTTGCTTTTGCGTTTAGACGCGGTTACGCCCATCACGCCGGAACACCCTACCCAAGAAGACTTGATACCGTGGCGAGACCGGATTGATGTCATTGATCGCCTCATGATCAACCTCCTGAATGAACGAGCGAACTGCGCCGTAGCCATCGGACATATTAAGCGGAAAGTGGGGCTTCCGGTTTATGTTCCTGCCCGAGAAGAAGACGTATTGAACAATGTTAGTTCTGCCAATCCTGGCCCACTTTCCAATCAAGCCGTTCGACGTTTGTATGAACGGATCATAGATGAAACCCGTTCTCTTGAACGACAACTAAGTGAAAACGATGTCTGA
- the mltG gene encoding endolytic transglycosylase MltG: MSDTPTPNTPPTPSTSTPSPESVSPSLLKKLARPLGIGLGIVLLAVGYFMFSGNTLSYEGVRGAKIKPGSGFDGVLRGLRDAGILQNETSFKILATITGARRSFKGGYYEFKSGASNWNIISRIKNGEQTPIKVTFLPGWRPKKVAEVLEKKLEIPPAEFYAALRDETFAAQLNTTPSYLFGYLMPETYNVYWGTKVRPLIRRIKAEFMARITEDMKAKMKARNLTLDQVVSLAGIVEWEARKDAEKPRIAGVYSNRLRDGMLLQADPTVQYALMETDGGIMRRLLYRDYAFPHPYNTYIHPGLPPGAITNPSFNAVKASINPETHDYYFFVADGTGGHLFSRSLSEHNARAADYQAMMRVRRAEQRREAEQNQNPDIYPTQQ; encoded by the coding sequence ATGTCTGATACCCCCACACCCAACACACCACCCACCCCGTCAACATCCACTCCATCCCCGGAATCCGTATCTCCTTCTTTGCTTAAGAAACTAGCCAGACCCCTTGGTATTGGCTTGGGTATTGTCTTGCTGGCGGTTGGATATTTTATGTTTAGCGGCAACACGTTATCCTACGAAGGGGTTCGCGGAGCCAAAATCAAGCCCGGAAGCGGCTTCGATGGCGTACTTCGTGGCCTTCGTGATGCGGGCATTCTCCAGAACGAAACATCTTTTAAAATATTGGCAACCATTACAGGTGCGCGACGTTCGTTTAAAGGCGGTTACTACGAATTTAAGTCCGGCGCCTCTAATTGGAATATTATTTCCCGAATCAAAAATGGCGAACAAACACCGATCAAAGTAACGTTCCTACCTGGATGGCGCCCCAAAAAAGTGGCCGAGGTACTGGAGAAGAAATTAGAAATCCCACCCGCCGAATTTTATGCTGCCCTTAGAGACGAAACCTTCGCAGCCCAACTCAATACAACACCCTCCTACCTATTTGGTTACCTGATGCCCGAAACCTACAATGTGTATTGGGGAACTAAGGTGCGCCCGTTAATCCGCCGCATTAAAGCCGAGTTTATGGCACGCATTACCGAGGACATGAAGGCCAAGATGAAGGCTCGTAATCTGACCTTAGACCAAGTGGTTTCTCTTGCTGGTATTGTGGAATGGGAAGCCCGAAAAGATGCCGAAAAACCACGGATTGCGGGGGTGTACTCTAACCGCTTGCGGGATGGGATGTTGCTCCAGGCAGACCCAACCGTGCAATATGCGTTGATGGAAACCGATGGCGGGATCATGCGCCGTTTGTTGTACCGAGACTACGCCTTCCCACATCCATACAATACGTATATCCATCCTGGCCTTCCACCGGGCGCAATTACCAATCCATCGTTTAACGCGGTAAAAGCATCCATCAACCCAGAAACACATGACTACTATTTCTTTGTGGCAGACGGAACGGGTGGCCATCTCTTTAGCCGATCCTTAAGCGAACACAATGCCCGTGCAGCCGATTATCAAGCAATGATGCGGGTACGACGAGCCGAACAACGCCGCGAAGCGGAGCAAAATCAAAACCCGGATATCTATCCTACGCAGCAGTAA